The Faecalibacterium sp. I3-3-33 DNA window TTCCTCGTCGTCATCCTCACGGCCGGGGGTCTTCAGGTCGAACTTGGTGATGGCGAAGTAGAACACGAAGTAGAACACCAGGAATGCTGCGATGCCCAGAGGAATGATCATCCAAGTCTTAGCAGCTGCGGGCAGAGAAGCGGAGAACACCAGGTCGGTAGCGCCTGCGGAGAAGCAGAAGCCAGCACGGAAACCGGAGTAGTAGGTGATTACGGTGAAGATGCCGTACAGAGCGGAGTACACAACGTACAGCGGGAAGCACAGGAACATGAAGCCGAACTCGAAGGGCTCGGTAACGCCGCAGACGAATGCGCAGATTGCAGCGGACAGAACCAGACCGATGGCGGCCTTCTTGTTCTTAGCGGTCTTGATCATAGCCAGAGCAGCGCCCAAGATACCGAACATCATGCAGGGGAAGAAGCCGGACATGTACATACCAAGGCTCCAGCCCACATCAGCGGAGGTCTCGCCAGCCCAGAAGTGGCTCAGGTCGCCCAGACCGATGGTGTCGAACCAGAACACGTTGTTCAGAGCGTGGTGCAGGCCGGTGGGGATGAGCAGACGGTTCAGGAAGGCGTAGATGCCGGCGCCAATGCCGTCCATGCCAGCGATGCCCTTGCCCAGAGCGACCAGCGCGCCAAAGATGACGGGCCAGACGAACAGCAGAACAACGGACACCAGAATGGAGATCACGCCGGTAGCGATCGCAACGAAGCGCTTGCCGGAGAAGAATGCCAGCCAGTCAGGCAGCTGGATATTCTTGAACTTGTTGTAGCAGGCAGCGCCCACAACAGCGGCCAGAATGCCGATGAAGGAGTTGCCGGCGACCTTCTGGAAGGCGATGTAGGTAGCGGTGCCCTCTTCCAGAGTGCGCACCATGCTGACCACGCCGGGGTTCAGCAGCTGCTGCATCATCAGGAAGCTGACCAGACCGGCCAGACCTGCGGTACCATCGTTGTCAGCAAGGCCGACAGCGGCACCAATGGCAAACAGCCAAGCCATGTTATCGATCAGAGCGCCGCCTGCCTTGACCAGCAGGAAGCCGACGGTGTATGCTGCGCCGGAAGTCGGTGCACCGGGAACACCCATAACGCCCGGAGCAAGGGCATAACCAAGACCCATCAGGATGCCGCAGATCGGCAGCACAGCGACGGGAAGCATCAGAGCTTTGCCCAGTTTCTGGAGATACTTCATCATAAGACACATTCCTCCTTAAAGAATGTTTGTGTTTACAGACAGTCTCTGGTTGCAGGCTGTCCATAGTTCCGTAACAGAATAGTAACATATTTTTGCAAAAAAAGGAAGTGGTTTTTTCTTTTTTCTATTAAAATGCACCAAAAGTCCTTGTTTAACGGTACGCTTGTCAGTATTTTTTGTTTTTTCTGCACGCGTCCTGATTTAAGTGCTGAAAATTCTTTTCTTTTTTGTACATTTTGTCCAAACGGTTGCATCCCACCATAGGTTTCTGCATCCGTACATTTTTAAACAATGCGTTTTCCGTCCAGCACGGCCTGTTTCAGGGTATCGCCGTCATACACCAGCTTGAGGGAAAAGTAGGGGTGCTCTTCCTCCAGCAGACGGAAAAAGATCTTGTCTCCCTCCCAGATGGGCAGCGTTTGCACCTCAGACTTTTGCACCCACTGCAATTCTCCCTCGGCGCAGGCATCGCCCCTGATCATCTCACCCTCCCACCGGTCGGCGGTATACAGGTGGATGAACTCGGTCATGTTGCCCCACACAAAGGTCAGCAGTCCCCGGGCGCGGTAGCGCGTCAGGGTCAGGCCGGTCTCTTCCCGCACCTCCCGCACAAGGCAGTCCTCCGGGCTTTCAAACCGCTCAAATTTGCCGCCCACGCCCACCCATTTGTCGTGGTTGTAGTCGTCCTGCTTTTTGATGCGGTGCAGCATCAGATAAGCGTCCTCCCGCTCCAGATAGCACAAAGTGGTGCTGAAGATGGGAAATTCCGGGTCCATAAATGCGCCTAAGTTCATGGGTGGTTCTCCTTTTTTGTCCGATGTTTTTCCGCCAGAGGGCGAGAATGCTTACCGTATGCCGCCGCTGCGCGGCGGCATACGCGTATCTCTTTTCATAAAAAGGGCTGCTGCATGAAACGCTGTGCAGCAGCCCTTTGGGAAGTGTTTCCGCTGCGGATGCCCACACAAAGCAGCGGAAGCGTTTTTCGATTTATGCCTTGCGTCCGGCGCGGCCCTTGCCTGCGCTGTTCAGCTTGCGCACCAGATCGTTCTGGTGCTTGCGCTGGCTGGGGGTGGGCTGGGGGTCTTTGGCTTCTCCGGCGCGCTTGCCGGTCTGGACAACATCTGGGTCGATGCGTTCCAGCGTCCACTCCTGATTGCCGCCCGCCACATAGTTCCAGATCTGCGCCTGTGCGCCGTTTGCGGTGTTCATGCCCACAAGGTCGATGTATTTATCCGCCAGCACATTGCGGATGCGGGTGCGTCCGCTGCGGGTAGGCTCCAGCGCCCAGCACTGGCTCAGCCCGCTGGTGCGGCTCCACTGGTGCAGCCATGTGCCCTCCACCACGCCGCCAAGTGCCAGATCGATCATCTTGCCGGTAAAGCGGTTCTGGATGCGCCAGCGTCCCTCGCCCGCGTCCACAAACTGCCACTGCTGCCACGGATGGCCCGCATAGCTCCACAGCTGGATGCCGGCGCCGTTCTCCGTGTTGAAATCCTTTACTTCCAGTACCTTCCCGTTGGGGGACTTGATAATATAGTATTCCCCCTCCATAATGACGACCTGCGATGCCTTTGCCATAGAGCACAACTCCTTTCCGCTATGGTAGCCCTATTATACCCGATTTGTCCGCTGGCAACAAGAATGCTTTTCCATAATCTTTCTTTTGTTTTTTGTGCATTCTGCCGTGTTTTTGCTGTGCAAACGTTTTCGGAAGCCAGCAATGTTTTTTACCGGCGGGCACTTTGCACTCCGGCGCAGGTTGTGGTACAATAAAGCCATCCACTATTAAGGAGGGGATCTTTCATGACCAACGAGACTTTACAAACCATTCGCAGCCGCCGCAGCTGCCGCGCCTACAAGCCCCGGCAGATCACGGATGCAGAGCTGGACGCCGTACTGGAGGCCGGCACCTACGCCGCCAGCGCTATGGGACGCCAGAGCGCTAAGATCGTGGTCGTGCAGGATGCCGCTACCCGCGCCCAGCTGACCCGGATGAATGCCGCCGTCATGGGCACCGACAGCGACCCCATGTACGGCGCACCCACCATTCTGGTGGTGCTGGCCGATGCCCACGCAAACTGCGCCGTGCAGGACGGCAGCCTTGTCATGGGCAACCTGATGCTGGCTGCTGCATCGCTGGGGCTGGGCAGCTGCTGGATCAACCGCGCCCGGGAGGAGTTCGACTCCGCCGAGGGCAAGGCACTGCTGAAAAAGTGGGGCATTGAGGGGGACTGGATCGGCGTAGGCCACTGCATTCTGGGCTACCCCGCCGCCGAACCCAAGCCCGCCGCGCCCCGCAAACCGGATTACATCGTAAGAGTATAAGGAGTTTTATGAAGCCTGATTACAAGCTGGTCGCAAAGGCCAAATACATCCACAACACCGCCGACCTTGCCAGCGAGCTGTGGCACGAGGTCTACAAGCGCTACTACCCCGCCAAGCAGCTGGACACCCTTGTGGAGGAGCTGCAAAGCGCCGACGCCATTGAAGAGGACATCGACAATGACGTGAACTATTTTCTGGTGTTTCTGGGGGGCAAGCTCATCGGCTACTTTGCGTGGAAGATGGAGAACACCGCCCTGCACCTGATGCACCTGTACCTCAAGCCGGAGTACCGCGGCAAGGCCATTGGCCGGGATATCGTGCAGACCTGCGAGCGGCTGGCCAAGGGCGAGGGCAAGGGCCGGGTGTGGTGCACCATCCACGCCAAGGCACTGCCGGTGCAGCAGTTTTTCAAGGCGCTGCGCTACCGCGAGCTGCGCCCCGCCGAGCAGGAAAATGGCACCGTACCCCGCAACGAGCTGGTGTATGAGCATACCCTGAGCTGAACGCACATTTAAGGCTTCCCCCGTCCGGGGGAAGCCTTAAATGGCTCCGTGATTTCAAAGAAATCACAAAATAGCCATTGAAATTTTTCCGCGTTTGTACTACACTGATGTAGTGTAATAAAGCCGCTTTCTGCGGGTATTCTGTGCAAAAAAGGAGACTATCATGGCGAAAGATCATCCCACCGGCAACTCCGGCCTGTACCGGGCTTTTCTGCAGCTCAAGACCCCGGAGGAATGCTATCGTTTTCTGCAGGACGTGTGCAGCTATTCGGAGCTCAGCGCAATGGAGCAACGCTACAACATTGCCGAGCTGCTGGCCGATAAGTGCATCTACACCGAGATCATGGACAAGACCGGTGCGTCCAGCGCCATCATCAGCCGGGTCAGCCGGGTGCTGAGCGCGGACGACAGTGTACTGCGTGCGCTGCTGGAAGCTGAAAAAAAGTCCGCTGACTGATACAAAGGCCGCGTACCGCCCAAAGCTGCGGCACGCGGCTTTTCTTTTTGATATTTGAACAGGAGGTTATTCTTATGGCAAAAGCTGTTGTATTTTTTGCGGAGGGCACCGAGGAGTGCGAGGCTCTGCTGGTGGTAGACCTGCTCCGCCGCGCCAAGGTGGAGGTGCTGGTGGCAAGCGCTTCCGGCAGCCGGGAGATTTTGAGCAGCCATAAGGTGCACATCACCGCCGATGCGCTGGCAGAGGAGGTCGATTATTCCGACGTGGATCTGGTAGTGCTGCCCGGCGGCATTCCCGGTACGCCGAACCTTGCCGCCAACAAGACGGTGACCGACACCTGCGTTGCCTTTGCAAAGGCGGGCAAAAAGGTAGCCGCCATCTGCGCCGCACCCAGCGTGCTGGCGGCACTGGGTCTGTTGGAGGGCAAAAACGCCACCGCTCACGCTGCATTTCAGGACAAACTGGCCGGCGCCCATGTGCTGGACACCGAGGTGGTCGTGGATGGCAACATCACCACCAGCTACGGTCTGGGCGGCGCCATCCCCTTTGCGCTGGAACTGGTACGTCAGCTGGCGGGAGACGCCGAAGCCGACCGCATCCGCAGCGCCATCGCCTACCGGCACTGAGAGGAGGGAGACTGTATGCGTTTTGTCACCTGCCGCCTGCCGGACGGCATGGAGGACCCCGCCATCCTCTCGCAGGATGGGACACAGGTCTGGCCGCTGAGCTGGCTGGGGCTCTCCTACGAGACCCTGTCCGACGCCATCCCCTTTCTCACCCCGCAGGTGCGGTTCGGCTTGCAGCTGGCCATCAGCGGCATCCCCGCACTGCCGGTGGAGGCCGTCACCCTGCAAAGCCCCATCCCCTGCCCCGCGCAGGACGTGGTCTGTCTGGGCATCAACTATATGGCGCACTCGGACGAAGCCGAAAAGTACTCTGCGGATGCCTTTTCCACCCAGCATCAGGACGCCATCTACTTCTCCAAGCGGGTCAGCCGCGCGGTACCGGACGGCGGCTTCATCGAGGCGCACACCGACCTTGTGCAGAAGCTGGACTACGAGTGTGAGCTGGCCGTGGTGCTGGGCAAGGACGCCAAGGATGTGCCCGCCGGGCAGACCAAAGACTATGTGTTCGGCTACACCATCCTGAACGATGTCTCCGCCCGGGACGTGCAGACCGCCCACAAGCAGTGGTACTTCGGCAAAAGTCTGGACGGCTTTACCCCCATGGGACCCTGCATCGTCACGGCCGATGAGTTCGACACCTACCCGCCCGCGCTGCCTATCCGCAGCCGGGTGAACGGCGAGCTGCGGCAGGATTCCAACACCAAGCTGCAAATTTTTGATATCGACCATGTCATCCACGAGCTTTCGCAGGGCATGACCCTGAAAGCCGGTACCATCATCGCCACCGGCACCCCTGCCGGGGTGGGCATGGGCATGGACCCGCCGCAGTTTTTGCATCCGGGCGACACCGTGCAGTGCGAGATTGAAGGAATCGGCACCCTGACCAACACCGTGCGCTGAAGTCCCTTGTGGAACTGCCCAAAATTTTACACAGATTTCAGTCCGATTGCACGAAATGCCGCCGCAGCACTGCTCTTTTGCGGAAAAATATGGTATACTATAAAATACTGATAAAAAATGCGGCGTATCCGCATCAAAGGGGTAAATGATATGAAGGAATACGCATTTGGCATCGATCTGGGCGGCACTACTGCCAAGGTCGGCCTGTTCACCACCAGCGGCAAGCTGCTGGAAAAGTGGGAGGTAAGCACCGATACTTCCAATAACGGTGCTCACATTCTGGAAAATCTGGCTGCTGCCGTGCAGCAGAAGATGCAGGAAAAAGGTCTGTCCGCAGACGAGGTCGAGGGTGTCGGTCTGGGCGTGCCCGGCCCGGTGCTGGATTCCAGCATCGTGCCCATCGTGTGTGCAAACCTTGGCGGCTGGGGCAACCGCAACGTGTCCATTGAGCTCAGCGAGCTGCTGGGCGGCATCCGGGTGCTGGTGGGCAACGACGCCAACGTGGCTGCTCTGGGCGAGATCTGGATGGGCGCGGCACAGGGCTGCCGCAGCGCCGTCATGGTCACGCTGGGCACCGGCGTGGGCGGCGGCGTCATCGTGAACGGCAAGGTCATCGACGGCGCTCACGGTGCCGGCGGCGAGATCGGCCACATCACCGTCAACCCCCACGAGACCGCAGTCTGCGGCTGCGGCAAGCACGGCTGCCTGGAGCAGTATTCCAGCGCCACCGGCGTTGTGCGCTGCATGAAGAAGCTGCTGGACGCAAACCCGGACACTGCCTGCACCCTGCGCGGCAAGGACTTTGAAGCCAAGGACGTGTTCGACGCTGCCCGCGCCGGGGATGCACTGGCTGCCCGCGAGGTGGACGAGATGGCTTCTACGCTGGGCATGGCACTGGCCAACATTGCCGCCACCACCGACCCCGAAATGTTCATGATCGGCGGCGGCGTGGCCCGCGCCGGGGAGATCCTCTTCGACCCGCTGGTGCGCCACTACAAGGAGTATGCTTTCCAGTCCTGCAAGGAAACTCCCATCAAGGCCGCCAGCCTTGGCAACGACGCCGGCATCTACGGTGCCGTGCGCCTGATCGTGGGTGCCTAATAAAGGAATACCGACAACTTTTAAACCAGCCAAGCCTGCGGGCTTGGCTGGTTTTGTTTTTACAATCAGAACCTCCCCTTCTGCAACCCGTCCAGCACCTCGTACAGGTCGCGGCACTCGGCGGTGTACAGGCGGCGCATCTCGTCATTGGCGGGGGCCATGTCCGGCACCATCACGGTGATAAAACGCCCGTTGGCACCGGCGCGCACGCCGTTGTAGCTGTCCTCCAGCACAAGGGTGCGGCCGGGCTGGGTGCCCAGTGCTTCCGCTGCCCGCCGAAAGATTTCCGGGTTGGGCTTGGAGGCCGAGAACTGCTCGCCGGAGACGATCACCTTAAAATAGTGGGTCAAGCCCCAGCCGTCCAAATGATGCCGGATCGACGCCATCCGGCTGGAGGAAGCCACTGCCATGGGGATGTGCTGCGCGTCCAGCCATGTCAGAATTTCGTCCAGCCCGGGCTTTTTGGGCGGCGGTGCCTGAAACGCCTTTTCCGCCTGTGCGTGCAGCGCCTCGATGATAGCATCCGTGTCGCAGTTTTCCCCGTAGAAGCGGCGCAGTACCGCCCGCATGGTGTCCCCTGCCGTGCCGCGGGCGGCAACGTCCAGCCCCTCCTTATAAGAAAGCCCAAGGGTAGCAAGTGCAGGCTCCCACAGGGTGGCCCACACCCGCTCGGTGTCGAACATCAGGCCGTCCATATCAAAAATAACGCCGTCGATCATGGCAGTATCTCCTTCCATAGAAAAGCGGGGCTGTGCCCCGCAAAAGTGCTCTGTGCCCCTATTGTACCATAGATTTGGCAGTTTGCACACCACTGTGCTCACAATTTGGTGCAACTTACCGGGTGGTAAGATGAAACATTTTGCGATTCCTTGCAAAACCGGCTGGGAATATTATAATAGAAACCAACATTTGTGTCATAAAGCGCCGGAAATCGTGCGCACGCGCATAAAAGGAAAGAGGGAAACTCACTATGTTGGATATCAAGATCACCCGCACGGCTGCGCCCAAGGCAAAGCCCACCGATGAGACGAAGCTCGGCTTCGGCAAAAAGTTCTCCGACCACATGTTCGTCATGGATTACACCGAGGGCGAAGGCTGGCACGATGCCCGCATCGTCCCCTACGGCCCCTTTGAGCTGGACCCCGCTACCGTGGTGTTCCACTACGCACAGGAGATTTTTGAGGGCATGAAGGCCTACCGTACCGCCGACGACACCGTGCAGCTGTTCCGCCCGGATTGCAACGCCAAGCGTTTTCAGGATTCTGCCGACCGTCTGTGCATCCCCAAGATCCCGGTAGAGGACTACATTCAGGCCGTTGAGGCTCTGGTGGACGTGGACCGCGACTGGGTGCCCCACACCGACGGCGCTTCCCTGTACATCCGTCCCTTCATCTTTGCCAATGATGTGGGTCTGGGCGTGCACGCTTCCAAGCACTATATCTTCTGCATCATCTGCGCTCCCTCCGGCGCTTACTACGCCGAGGGCATCAACCCTGTGCGCATCTATGTGGAGGACGAGTACATCCGCGCCGCCCCGGGTCTGACCGGCTTTACCAAGTGCGGCGGCAACTATGCCGCTTCCATCAAGGCCGGTGAGCTGGCCGAGGAGCAGGGCTATGCACAGGTGCTGTGGCTGGACGGCGTAGAGAAGAAGTACGTTGAAGAAGTTGGCAGCATGAACATCATGTTCAAGATCGACGGCAAGGTGTACACCGCCGCTACCGTGGGCACCGTGCTGCCCGGCGTCACCCGCCGCAGCTGCATCGAGCTGCTGAAGGACTGGGGCTACGAGGTCGTCGAGGGCAAGATCGCCATTGCCGACATCATGGCTGCTGCCCGCGAAGGCAAGCTGGAAGAGGTGTTCGGCACCGGCACTGCCGCTGTCGTCTCTCCCGTCAAAGAGCTGGTCTGGAAGGGCGAGCACGCCTTTATCGGCGACGGCAAGATCGGCCCTGTCACCCAGAAGCTGTACGACACTATGACCGGTATGCAGTGGGGCAAGCTGCCCGACACCAAGGGCTGGATCGTGCCTGTGGAAAAGAAATACTAAGAAGCCGCCTGTCACCCTACGGCTTTTAAAGGGACTGTTGCACACCGTCTGGGGCAACAGTCCCTTTGCTCTATAATCATTGCAATTCCCGCCGCATGGTGCTACACTACCTATAAAGGGCGTGGGCTTGCCGCCTGTGCCCCTTGCAGGAAGATTTGAGAGGAAAGAAGCACCATGATCAAAAAATGGAGCATGAGTTACCCGGCGGTCAACGGCACCGAGCAGCGCCGGGCGTATGTCTATCTGCCCACCATGTACGAGGCACAGCCGGAGCGTCGGTTCCCCGTGCTGTATATGTTCGATGGGCAGAACGTGTTTTTCAACGAGGATGCTACCTACGGCAAAAGCTGGGGCGTAGCAGATTATCTGGACTATACCGACACCCCGCTGATCGTGGCGGCCATCGAGTGCAACGCCGGGGCGAACAACGAGCGTCTGGTGGAGTATTCCCCCTACCG harbors:
- a CDS encoding PTS transporter subunit EIIC, with protein sequence MMKYLQKLGKALMLPVAVLPICGILMGLGYALAPGVMGVPGAPTSGAAYTVGFLLVKAGGALIDNMAWLFAIGAAVGLADNDGTAGLAGLVSFLMMQQLLNPGVVSMVRTLEEGTATYIAFQKVAGNSFIGILAAVVGAACYNKFKNIQLPDWLAFFSGKRFVAIATGVISILVSVVLLFVWPVIFGALVALGKGIAGMDGIGAGIYAFLNRLLIPTGLHHALNNVFWFDTIGLGDLSHFWAGETSADVGWSLGMYMSGFFPCMMFGILGAALAMIKTAKNKKAAIGLVLSAAICAFVCGVTEPFEFGFMFLCFPLYVVYSALYGIFTVITYYSGFRAGFCFSAGATDLVFSASLPAAAKTWMIIPLGIAAFLVFYFVFYFAITKFDLKTPGREDDDEEAEKKVVLANNNYTEVASAVLAAVGGKENVKDVGYCATRLRFEVLDNAKVDEKAVKAAGAAGVIRPSKNACQVIIGTKVQFVYDELKKML
- a CDS encoding NUDIX hydrolase, which encodes MNLGAFMDPEFPIFSTTLCYLEREDAYLMLHRIKKQDDYNHDKWVGVGGKFERFESPEDCLVREVREETGLTLTRYRARGLLTFVWGNMTEFIHLYTADRWEGEMIRGDACAEGELQWVQKSEVQTLPIWEGDKIFFRLLEEEHPYFSLKLVYDGDTLKQAVLDGKRIV
- a CDS encoding RICIN domain-containing protein — its product is MAKASQVVIMEGEYYIIKSPNGKVLEVKDFNTENGAGIQLWSYAGHPWQQWQFVDAGEGRWRIQNRFTGKMIDLALGGVVEGTWLHQWSRTSGLSQCWALEPTRSGRTRIRNVLADKYIDLVGMNTANGAQAQIWNYVAGGNQEWTLERIDPDVVQTGKRAGEAKDPQPTPSQRKHQNDLVRKLNSAGKGRAGRKA
- a CDS encoding nitroreductase family protein — encoded protein: MTNETLQTIRSRRSCRAYKPRQITDAELDAVLEAGTYAASAMGRQSAKIVVVQDAATRAQLTRMNAAVMGTDSDPMYGAPTILVVLADAHANCAVQDGSLVMGNLMLAAASLGLGSCWINRAREEFDSAEGKALLKKWGIEGDWIGVGHCILGYPAAEPKPAAPRKPDYIVRV
- a CDS encoding GNAT family N-acetyltransferase, yielding MKPDYKLVAKAKYIHNTADLASELWHEVYKRYYPAKQLDTLVEELQSADAIEEDIDNDVNYFLVFLGGKLIGYFAWKMENTALHLMHLYLKPEYRGKAIGRDIVQTCERLAKGEGKGRVWCTIHAKALPVQQFFKALRYRELRPAEQENGTVPRNELVYEHTLS
- a CDS encoding YerC/YecD family TrpR-related protein, which translates into the protein MAKDHPTGNSGLYRAFLQLKTPEECYRFLQDVCSYSELSAMEQRYNIAELLADKCIYTEIMDKTGASSAIISRVSRVLSADDSVLRALLEAEKKSAD
- a CDS encoding DJ-1 family glyoxalase III; translation: MAKAVVFFAEGTEECEALLVVDLLRRAKVEVLVASASGSREILSSHKVHITADALAEEVDYSDVDLVVLPGGIPGTPNLAANKTVTDTCVAFAKAGKKVAAICAAPSVLAALGLLEGKNATAHAAFQDKLAGAHVLDTEVVVDGNITTSYGLGGAIPFALELVRQLAGDAEADRIRSAIAYRH
- a CDS encoding fumarylacetoacetate hydrolase family protein, with product MRFVTCRLPDGMEDPAILSQDGTQVWPLSWLGLSYETLSDAIPFLTPQVRFGLQLAISGIPALPVEAVTLQSPIPCPAQDVVCLGINYMAHSDEAEKYSADAFSTQHQDAIYFSKRVSRAVPDGGFIEAHTDLVQKLDYECELAVVLGKDAKDVPAGQTKDYVFGYTILNDVSARDVQTAHKQWYFGKSLDGFTPMGPCIVTADEFDTYPPALPIRSRVNGELRQDSNTKLQIFDIDHVIHELSQGMTLKAGTIIATGTPAGVGMGMDPPQFLHPGDTVQCEIEGIGTLTNTVR
- a CDS encoding ROK family glucokinase, whose protein sequence is MKEYAFGIDLGGTTAKVGLFTTSGKLLEKWEVSTDTSNNGAHILENLAAAVQQKMQEKGLSADEVEGVGLGVPGPVLDSSIVPIVCANLGGWGNRNVSIELSELLGGIRVLVGNDANVAALGEIWMGAAQGCRSAVMVTLGTGVGGGVIVNGKVIDGAHGAGGEIGHITVNPHETAVCGCGKHGCLEQYSSATGVVRCMKKLLDANPDTACTLRGKDFEAKDVFDAARAGDALAAREVDEMASTLGMALANIAATTDPEMFMIGGGVARAGEILFDPLVRHYKEYAFQSCKETPIKAASLGNDAGIYGAVRLIVGA
- a CDS encoding HAD family hydrolase, with protein sequence MIDGVIFDMDGLMFDTERVWATLWEPALATLGLSYKEGLDVAARGTAGDTMRAVLRRFYGENCDTDAIIEALHAQAEKAFQAPPPKKPGLDEILTWLDAQHIPMAVASSSRMASIRHHLDGWGLTHYFKVIVSGEQFSASKPNPEIFRRAAEALGTQPGRTLVLEDSYNGVRAGANGRFITVMVPDMAPANDEMRRLYTAECRDLYEVLDGLQKGRF
- a CDS encoding branched-chain amino acid aminotransferase — its product is MLDIKITRTAAPKAKPTDETKLGFGKKFSDHMFVMDYTEGEGWHDARIVPYGPFELDPATVVFHYAQEIFEGMKAYRTADDTVQLFRPDCNAKRFQDSADRLCIPKIPVEDYIQAVEALVDVDRDWVPHTDGASLYIRPFIFANDVGLGVHASKHYIFCIICAPSGAYYAEGINPVRIYVEDEYIRAAPGLTGFTKCGGNYAASIKAGELAEEQGYAQVLWLDGVEKKYVEEVGSMNIMFKIDGKVYTAATVGTVLPGVTRRSCIELLKDWGYEVVEGKIAIADIMAAAREGKLEEVFGTGTAAVVSPVKELVWKGEHAFIGDGKIGPVTQKLYDTMTGMQWGKLPDTKGWIVPVEKKY